One window of the Chryseobacterium sp. CY350 genome contains the following:
- a CDS encoding sugar transferase — protein sequence MQKYLDKYRNKKRCLFVNVSETSFKLINGYKLNKLYKPIIYSNDHLKDIGEYVRRLNIKIVIIDNTRVNHISEKNIEILSSLKMIGVEVLDAQHFYEILNRRVSLVKFNPHKYHVDDIFSIGISPSQAVLKRFLDLFAAVLCIPIALPLILLGISFVKISSKGNAFFIQERIGENSKPFYIYKIRTMEDIVNMDGSVDKKITRVGKLLRQTKIDELPQLYNIFNGDMSLIGPRPETYRYVIEAVNENAFFNLRHLIKPGITGWAQVHLPKATPKDNLKKLEFDLYYIKNYSILLDIETIMRTIRIILTMNSN from the coding sequence GTGCAAAAATATTTAGATAAATACAGGAATAAGAAAAGATGTCTTTTCGTTAATGTAAGTGAAACTTCATTTAAATTGATCAATGGATATAAGCTAAATAAACTGTACAAGCCGATAATATATTCCAATGATCATTTAAAAGACATTGGTGAGTATGTTCGTAGATTGAACATTAAGATTGTTATTATAGATAATACCAGGGTAAATCATATATCTGAAAAAAATATTGAAATTCTAAGTAGTCTAAAGATGATTGGTGTAGAAGTCTTAGATGCTCAACACTTTTATGAAATACTGAATAGAAGGGTTTCATTAGTGAAGTTTAATCCACATAAATATCATGTGGATGATATTTTTTCTATTGGTATAAGTCCTTCGCAAGCTGTTTTAAAAAGATTTTTAGACTTATTTGCGGCAGTCTTATGCATTCCAATTGCCCTTCCGTTAATTTTGTTGGGAATCAGTTTTGTAAAAATATCTTCAAAAGGAAATGCTTTTTTTATCCAAGAACGTATTGGTGAGAACTCCAAACCGTTTTATATTTATAAAATCAGAACAATGGAAGATATAGTCAATATGGATGGTTCTGTGGATAAGAAAATTACTCGTGTAGGGAAGTTGTTAAGGCAGACTAAAATCGATGAATTACCACAGCTGTATAATATTTTTAATGGCGATATGAGTTTAATAGGACCTCGCCCGGAGACATATAGGTATGTTATTGAGGCAGTTAACGAAAATGCTTTCTTTAATCTTAGACATTTAATTAAACCTGGAATAACTGGATGGGCACAGGTACATCTTCCTAAAGCTACACCCAAAGATAATTTAAAAAAATTAGAATTCGATTTATATTACATAAAAAATTACTCTATTCTTTTAGATATCGAAACAATCATGAGAACAATAAGAATTATACTAACTATGAATAGTAATTAA
- a CDS encoding exodeoxyribonuclease III: protein MKLITYNVNGIRAAFTKDFLGWLKTADPDIICIQESKAGNDQIDIESLEKIGYHSYWHSAVRKGYSGVGIASKTKPHHVEYGCGIESYYNEGRIIRADYDGFSVISVYVPSASNIERLEFKMQFCNDFLEYIKNLKKEIPNLIISGDFNICHEAIDIHNPVGLKNTSGFLPMEREWMTNFINECELIDSFRFFNDQPNNYTWWSYRQNSRANNKGWRLDYNFTSYSLKDKLTRAVILKEAVHSDHCPAMVELDI, encoded by the coding sequence ATGAAATTAATTACTTACAACGTTAACGGAATCAGAGCCGCTTTTACAAAAGATTTTCTCGGCTGGCTGAAGACCGCAGATCCGGATATTATCTGCATTCAGGAAAGTAAAGCCGGAAACGATCAGATAGATATCGAAAGTTTAGAGAAAATAGGATACCATAGTTATTGGCATTCGGCAGTTCGAAAGGGCTACAGCGGAGTCGGCATCGCTTCTAAAACAAAACCTCATCATGTAGAATATGGTTGCGGAATCGAAAGCTATTACAATGAGGGAAGAATTATTCGTGCAGATTACGATGGCTTTTCTGTAATTTCTGTTTATGTTCCGTCAGCCTCTAATATAGAAAGACTGGAATTTAAAATGCAGTTCTGCAATGACTTTTTAGAGTACATCAAAAATTTAAAGAAAGAAATCCCTAATTTGATTATTTCCGGTGATTTTAATATCTGTCATGAAGCGATAGACATTCATAATCCTGTAGGTTTAAAAAATACTTCAGGCTTTTTACCAATGGAAAGAGAATGGATGACCAACTTTATTAATGAATGTGAATTGATTGACAGTTTTAGATTCTTCAACGATCAACCCAATAATTATACATGGTGGAGCTACAGACAAAATTCAAGAGCCAATAATAAAGGATGGAGACTTGATTATAATTTCACTTCGTATTCTTTAAAAGACAAGCTTACCCGAGCGGTGATTTTAAAGGAAGCTGTGCATTCTGATCATTGTCCTGCGATGGTGGAATTAGATATTTAA
- the rfbC gene encoding dTDP-4-dehydrorhamnose 3,5-epimerase, producing the protein MKIKNTPLKDCYIIEPTIFEDERGYFFEKFNEKKFEELTGMNGHFVQDNISKSSYGVLRGLHLQKGEHAQAKLVSCLEGKVWDVAVDLREDSPSFGKWFGIELTAENKLQLYVPRGFGHGFSVISETAVFSYKCDNFYNKESEGSVKYNDKDLNIEWKLREEEMILSDKDQNSPDFKDKNY; encoded by the coding sequence ATGAAAATAAAAAATACCCCACTCAAAGACTGCTACATCATCGAACCAACAATCTTCGAAGACGAACGAGGATATTTCTTTGAAAAATTTAATGAAAAAAAATTTGAGGAGCTTACAGGAATGAATGGTCATTTTGTACAGGATAATATATCAAAATCATCTTATGGAGTGCTACGAGGTCTACATTTGCAAAAAGGTGAACATGCTCAGGCAAAATTGGTTTCTTGCCTAGAGGGTAAAGTCTGGGATGTTGCTGTTGATTTACGAGAAGATTCTCCATCTTTTGGAAAGTGGTTTGGTATAGAACTTACTGCAGAAAATAAATTGCAATTATATGTGCCAAGAGGTTTTGGTCATGGTTTTTCTGTTATTAGCGAAACTGCTGTCTTTTCTTACAAATGCGATAACTTTTATAATAAAGAGTCTGAAGGAAGCGTAAAGTATAACGATAAAGACCTCAATATAGAATGGAAGCTTAGAGAAGAAGAAATGATACTTTCCGATAAAGATCAAAACTCACCAGATTTTAAGGATAAAAATTATTAA
- the lpxD gene encoding UDP-3-O-(3-hydroxymyristoyl)glucosamine N-acyltransferase, with translation MEFTASQIASFIDGKIIGDENALITGVSPIESGEAGHLSFIAQERFSHYLDTSNCSVLIVSENILTKDSYSQTIISVKDAYLSFQVLMNLYQEMQGRKEGVEDGASIHETAVVGEKAYVGAFTYVSEKAKIGEGSQIYPQVYIGKGVKIGKNCKIDSGARIYDYCIIGDNCVIHSNTVIGGDGFGFQPTPQGFKKIPQLGNVIIEDDVEIGSNCSIDRATIGSTVIGKGTKIDNLIQIAHNVKIGQNNVIASQTGIAGSTIVGDWNQIGGQVGIVGHIKIGSQVKIQAQSGVNSHVNDKETVYGSPAISYNNYLKSYVHFRNLPELVKRINNLENNSKDQTNE, from the coding sequence ATGGAATTCACAGCTTCGCAAATTGCGAGTTTTATTGACGGAAAAATTATAGGTGACGAAAATGCACTTATAACAGGAGTTTCACCTATTGAAAGTGGGGAAGCCGGGCATCTTTCTTTTATCGCCCAAGAACGTTTTTCACACTATTTAGATACTTCAAACTGTTCCGTTCTTATCGTTTCGGAAAATATTTTAACCAAAGACAGCTACAGTCAGACAATTATTTCTGTAAAAGATGCTTATCTTTCTTTTCAGGTTCTGATGAATTTGTATCAGGAAATGCAGGGTAGAAAAGAAGGTGTTGAAGACGGTGCTTCTATTCACGAAACTGCTGTAGTGGGAGAAAAAGCCTATGTTGGAGCATTCACCTATGTTTCAGAAAAAGCCAAGATTGGTGAAGGATCACAGATTTACCCTCAAGTTTACATCGGAAAAGGTGTGAAAATTGGTAAAAACTGTAAGATTGACAGTGGTGCAAGAATCTATGATTACTGCATTATTGGTGACAATTGTGTTATTCATTCAAACACAGTGATTGGTGGTGACGGTTTTGGTTTTCAGCCAACTCCTCAAGGTTTCAAAAAAATTCCTCAATTGGGGAATGTAATCATTGAAGATGATGTTGAGATCGGCTCAAATTGCAGTATTGACAGAGCCACAATTGGTTCTACGGTAATCGGTAAGGGGACGAAGATTGATAATCTGATTCAGATTGCACACAACGTAAAGATTGGCCAGAACAATGTAATTGCTTCCCAGACGGGAATTGCAGGATCTACAATTGTCGGTGATTGGAATCAAATTGGCGGTCAGGTAGGAATCGTGGGACATATAAAAATTGGAAGTCAGGTGAAAATTCAGGCACAGAGCGGTGTCAATTCTCATGTGAATGACAAAGAAACGGTTTATGGGTCGCCTGCGATCAGCTATAATAATTATCTTAAAAGTTACGTACATTTCAGGAATCTTCCTGAACTTGTAAAGCGAATAAATAATCTTGAGAATAACTCAAAAGATCAGACTAATGAGTGA
- a CDS encoding bifunctional UDP-3-O-[3-hydroxymyristoyl] N-acetylglucosamine deacetylase/3-hydroxyacyl-ACP dehydratase: MSDMQKTLQEEVTLSGIGLHTGKEVKLTIKPAKENTGFIFVRTDLEGHPQVEADVNYVVATERGTTLEKLGVKINTCEHLLAALVGCDVDNAYLEMDASEPPILDGSSKFFVEAIESVGVVEQKTAREYLVVKEVLSYSDPATGSEITIIPSDNYEITTMVDFGTKVLGTQNATLKNISEFKEEISSARTFSFLHELEMLLDHGLIKGGDISNAIVYVDKDLTAETTEKLKKAFGKDHVAIRPNGILDNLTLNYPNEAARHKLLDVIGDLALCGVKIKGKIIANKPGHFVNTQFAKKLNRQWKLQKKKNVPDFDLNKEPVFDINGIMRLMPHRPPFLLIDKILELSDSHVVGLKNVTMNEPFFVGHFPKEPVMPGVLQVEALAQTGGILVLASVPDPENYSTYFIKMDKVKFKRKVVPGDTMIFKIELIEPIRRGIVHMQGYGYVGDTIAVEAELMAQVAKNKVD; encoded by the coding sequence ATGAGTGATATGCAAAAAACACTTCAGGAAGAGGTTACTCTTTCCGGAATTGGCCTTCATACTGGTAAAGAAGTAAAACTGACCATCAAACCTGCAAAAGAAAATACAGGTTTCATCTTCGTGAGAACAGATTTGGAGGGTCACCCTCAGGTTGAAGCTGATGTAAACTATGTTGTAGCCACAGAAAGAGGAACAACTCTTGAAAAGCTGGGCGTTAAAATCAATACTTGCGAGCACCTTTTGGCAGCGTTAGTTGGTTGTGATGTCGACAATGCGTACTTGGAGATGGATGCTTCGGAGCCGCCAATTCTAGATGGTTCTTCTAAATTTTTCGTTGAAGCTATCGAAAGCGTAGGTGTTGTAGAACAAAAGACTGCCAGAGAATATCTGGTTGTGAAAGAAGTTCTAAGCTACAGCGATCCTGCAACAGGTTCGGAAATTACAATTATCCCTTCAGATAATTACGAAATTACAACAATGGTAGATTTTGGAACCAAAGTTTTGGGTACTCAGAATGCTACTCTTAAAAATATTTCAGAATTCAAAGAAGAAATTTCTTCTGCACGAACATTCAGCTTTTTACACGAATTAGAGATGCTTCTTGATCACGGTTTGATCAAAGGTGGAGATATTTCTAATGCAATTGTGTACGTTGACAAAGATCTTACTGCAGAAACTACCGAAAAATTAAAGAAAGCGTTTGGTAAAGATCATGTTGCGATCAGACCAAACGGAATTCTTGATAATTTGACTTTAAACTATCCTAATGAGGCTGCAAGACACAAATTGCTTGATGTAATTGGTGATCTGGCTTTGTGCGGTGTTAAAATTAAAGGCAAAATTATCGCCAACAAACCGGGACATTTTGTAAATACTCAGTTTGCGAAAAAACTGAACCGTCAGTGGAAATTACAGAAAAAGAAAAACGTTCCCGATTTTGATTTAAATAAAGAACCTGTTTTCGATATCAACGGAATCATGAGATTAATGCCTCACAGACCTCCATTTTTATTGATCGACAAAATTCTTGAATTGTCAGACTCGCACGTTGTCGGTTTAAAGAATGTGACGATGAACGAACCTTTCTTCGTTGGTCACTTCCCGAAAGAACCTGTAATGCCGGGAGTTTTACAAGTGGAAGCTTTGGCTCAGACTGGTGGAATTCTGGTTTTAGCAAGCGTGCCGGATCCTGAAAACTATTCTACTTATTTCATTAAAATGGATAAAGTAAAATTCAAAAGAAAAGTAGTTCCTGGCGATACCATGATTTTTAAAATCGAATTGATAGAGCCAATCAGAAGAGGTATCGTGCATATGCAGGGTTACGGATATGTTGGGGACACAATAGCTGTAGAAGCCGAGCTTATGGCTCAGGTTGCAAAAAATAAAGTTGACTAA
- a CDS encoding HD domain-containing protein — protein MQNKLKIINDPVHGFIKIPHEILFDIIEHPYFQRLRRISQTGLLNLIFPGATHTRFHHALGAMHLMFTALETLKQKGIQISEEEEKGAMLAILMHDIGHGPFSHALENMLMDDWHHENLSLLLMNRLNTEFEGQLSTAIEMFQGKYHRKFFNQLISSQLDVDRLDYLKRDSFFTGVSEGNVNTQRIISMMNVCEDELVIDAKGVYSIENFLTARMFMYWQVYYHKTSALAEFILVKILERAKYLASQGIDLPATENLKYFLNREKSKETDEDVKRFTEMDDNDIIHAMKLWQTSDDFILSYWCQCVIQRNLPKTIISSQPFDPEFVAEKIKNTNEFLGIDNAQDLVHEIERTLLPYNTDKQPIYLLQKSGKILRLEESEDQLLSGLITNKTTRYILTFPRH, from the coding sequence ATGCAGAACAAGCTTAAAATTATCAACGATCCTGTACACGGATTTATAAAAATTCCACACGAGATTTTGTTTGATATTATAGAACATCCTTATTTTCAGAGATTAAGAAGAATTTCGCAAACCGGACTTCTGAATTTAATTTTTCCGGGAGCTACCCATACCAGATTTCATCACGCGTTAGGTGCGATGCATTTGATGTTTACTGCGCTGGAAACTTTAAAACAGAAAGGAATTCAGATTTCTGAAGAAGAAGAAAAAGGAGCGATGCTGGCGATTTTAATGCATGACATCGGTCACGGTCCGTTTTCTCATGCGTTAGAAAATATGTTGATGGATGATTGGCATCACGAAAATCTTTCGTTATTATTAATGAACAGATTGAATACCGAATTTGAAGGACAGCTTTCAACCGCCATAGAAATGTTTCAGGGGAAGTATCACAGAAAGTTTTTTAATCAGTTGATTAGTTCACAGCTGGATGTTGACCGTTTGGATTATTTGAAAAGAGACAGCTTTTTTACAGGAGTTTCTGAGGGAAATGTGAATACTCAGAGAATTATCTCGATGATGAATGTCTGCGAAGACGAGTTGGTGATCGATGCAAAAGGTGTTTATTCGATTGAAAACTTCCTTACCGCAAGAATGTTTATGTACTGGCAGGTTTATTATCACAAAACATCGGCTTTAGCAGAATTTATTTTGGTTAAAATTTTAGAAAGAGCAAAATATCTCGCTTCACAGGGAATCGATTTACCAGCGACGGAGAATTTGAAGTATTTTCTCAATCGCGAGAAAAGTAAAGAAACAGACGAAGATGTGAAAAGATTTACCGAAATGGATGACAATGATATTATTCATGCGATGAAATTGTGGCAAACTTCAGATGATTTTATTCTGTCTTATTGGTGTCAGTGTGTGATCCAGAGAAATCTTCCGAAAACAATCATTTCTTCACAACCCTTCGACCCGGAATTTGTGGCAGAAAAAATAAAAAACACCAATGAGTTTTTAGGAATAGATAATGCTCAAGACCTTGTGCACGAGATTGAGCGAACGCTTTTACCTTATAACACAGATAAACAGCCTATTTATTTGCTTCAGAAAAGCGGTAAAATTTTAAGACTCGAAGAATCTGAAGATCAGCTTTTATCAGGATTAATTACCAACAAGACAACAAGATACATTCTTACATTTCCGAGGCATTAA
- a CDS encoding septal ring lytic transglycosylase RlpA family protein produces MMKRFILVIIMMISTLGLNSFKNNAEDAKKTSYASYYHDKFNGKKTASGEVFNNSKLTAAHRSLPFGTEIKVTNLNNGEEVIVTINDRGPFHSSRALDMSKAAFDEIGGISKGIIPVEYEIVD; encoded by the coding sequence ATGATGAAAAGATTCATTCTCGTAATCATAATGATGATTTCAACACTAGGTCTTAATTCTTTCAAGAATAATGCCGAAGATGCGAAGAAAACAAGTTATGCGTCGTATTACCACGACAAGTTTAATGGTAAAAAAACTGCAAGCGGAGAAGTTTTTAATAATTCAAAACTTACTGCAGCACACAGATCGCTTCCTTTCGGAACCGAGATTAAGGTAACCAATCTGAATAATGGAGAAGAGGTGATTGTAACGATTAATGATAGAGGGCCTTTCCATTCGTCAAGAGCATTAGATATGTCTAAAGCAGCATTTGACGAAATTGGCGGTATCAGCAAAGGTATCATACCAGTAGAGTACGAAATTGTCGATTAA
- the porX gene encoding T9SS response regulator signal transducer PorX, translating to MSEKILWIDDEIDLLKPHIVFLEKKGYHVTPVNNVNEALELIDSEKFALTLIDENMPGISGLEAIPMIKEKDSSLKIVMVTKSEEEHIMEEAIGSQIADYILKPVNPNQILLSLKKNLQQDNLVEQKTILQYQQEFRNLSMELSYLKTYQEWAEYYKKIVNWELKFDKVADNEFADLLQSQKEEANIQFAKFIENNYEDWLNGGDKPLMSHTLFRDKVKPEVEKDKVLLLMVDNLRYDQWKVIEPLFTKFYNKVSEDYYYSILPTATQYARNSFFAGMLPSEIEKRFPDKWFNDNEEGNKNEYERDFLEDQMKRIGLNSKSMKYLKVLNADFEKKIYEDFNQHKNNDLLVIVYNFIDILSHAKTDNHIVDQLIRDDKTFRSLTSNWFENSSLIKIIKLAAESGYKLVITTDHGTVYVKKPSRVVGDRETSTNIRYKTGKSLTYDDKDVWAVTNPEKIFLPKGNLSSKYIFAKNNTFLAYPKNYNHFVNYYKETYQHGGISLEECIIPISILEPK from the coding sequence ATGTCAGAAAAAATATTATGGATCGATGATGAAATAGATTTACTCAAACCTCATATCGTATTTTTAGAGAAAAAGGGTTACCACGTAACTCCTGTAAACAATGTGAACGAGGCTTTGGAATTGATAGATTCAGAAAAATTTGCATTGACGCTTATTGATGAAAACATGCCCGGTATTTCCGGTCTGGAAGCTATACCGATGATAAAGGAAAAAGACAGTTCTTTGAAAATCGTAATGGTAACGAAAAGTGAGGAGGAACACATCATGGAAGAAGCGATAGGATCCCAGATTGCAGATTATATCCTGAAGCCGGTAAATCCTAATCAAATCTTATTATCCTTAAAGAAAAACCTTCAGCAGGATAATTTAGTTGAGCAAAAAACCATTCTACAATATCAGCAGGAATTTAGAAACCTTTCGATGGAGCTTTCTTACCTGAAAACTTATCAGGAATGGGCAGAATACTATAAAAAAATCGTTAACTGGGAGCTGAAATTTGATAAAGTTGCCGACAACGAATTTGCAGATTTACTGCAATCTCAGAAAGAAGAAGCTAATATTCAGTTCGCGAAATTTATCGAAAACAATTATGAAGACTGGTTGAATGGAGGTGACAAACCTTTAATGAGCCACACTTTATTCAGAGATAAAGTAAAACCTGAAGTTGAAAAAGACAAAGTTCTTTTGCTGATGGTTGATAATTTACGATATGACCAATGGAAAGTCATTGAACCTTTGTTTACCAAATTTTACAATAAAGTGTCTGAAGATTATTATTACAGCATTCTTCCGACCGCAACTCAATATGCAAGAAATTCGTTTTTTGCAGGAATGCTCCCTTCAGAAATTGAAAAGCGTTTCCCGGATAAATGGTTTAATGATAATGAAGAAGGTAACAAAAATGAATATGAGCGTGATTTCTTAGAAGATCAGATGAAAAGAATCGGTTTAAATTCCAAATCGATGAAATATCTGAAAGTTCTAAATGCCGATTTTGAGAAAAAGATTTATGAAGATTTTAATCAGCATAAGAACAATGATCTTTTGGTGATCGTTTATAATTTTATCGATATTCTTTCTCACGCGAAAACAGATAATCATATTGTTGATCAGTTAATCCGTGATGATAAAACTTTCCGTTCTTTGACATCGAATTGGTTTGAGAACTCATCATTAATTAAAATTATTAAACTGGCAGCCGAAAGCGGTTATAAGTTGGTGATAACAACCGATCACGGAACCGTTTATGTCAAAAAACCAAGCCGTGTTGTGGGCGACAGAGAAACCTCAACCAATATTCGTTATAAGACAGGAAAAAGTTTGACGTACGATGACAAAGATGTTTGGGCAGTAACGAATCCTGAAAAAATATTTTTGCCAAAAGGAAATTTAAGCTCTAAATATATTTTCGCCAAAAACAATACGTTTTTAGCCTATCCTAAAAACTATAATCATTTTGTAAATTATTATAAAGAAACATATCAACACGGCGGAATTTCTCTTGAAGAATGTATTATACCGATTAGTATTTTAGAACCGAAATAG
- the rimO gene encoding 30S ribosomal protein S12 methylthiotransferase RimO — MRTKSVGKKKINIVTLGCSKNVYDSEVLMSQLKANGKEVVHEDRGDIVVINTCGFIDNAKEESINTILEYVDAKNRGEVEKVFVTGCLSERYKPDLIKEIPDVDQYFGTRDLPILLKHLGADYKHELVGERLTTTPKHYAYLKISEGCDRPCSFCAIPLMRGGHVSTPIEKLVKESQKLAKVGVKELILIAQDLTYYGLDIYKKRALGELLKELVKVEGIEWIRLHYAFPSGFPEDVLDIIREEPKVCNYIDIPLQHINSDLLKSMKRGTTHEKTNALLDKFREKVPDMAIRTTLIVGYPGETEERFEELKNWVREQKFDRLGCFTYSHEENTGAYVLEDDIPQEVKEARVEEIMELQSQISWEKNQKRIGETYKCIFDRKEGNYFIGRTEYDSPDVDNTVLVSAENTYISIGDFANVKITSAEEFDLYGELV; from the coding sequence ATGCGTACAAAATCTGTAGGAAAGAAGAAAATAAATATTGTAACGCTTGGGTGCTCCAAGAATGTTTACGATTCAGAAGTTTTGATGAGCCAGCTAAAAGCCAATGGCAAAGAAGTGGTGCATGAAGACAGAGGAGATATTGTGGTAATCAACACTTGCGGATTTATTGATAATGCGAAAGAAGAATCTATCAATACTATTCTTGAATATGTTGACGCTAAAAATAGAGGCGAGGTTGAAAAAGTTTTTGTTACAGGTTGTCTTTCAGAAAGATATAAGCCAGATTTAATTAAAGAAATTCCTGATGTAGATCAGTATTTCGGAACGAGAGATTTGCCGATTTTGCTTAAACATTTGGGTGCAGATTACAAGCATGAGTTGGTAGGCGAACGATTGACGACGACTCCAAAGCATTATGCATATCTAAAGATTTCTGAAGGCTGCGACAGACCTTGCTCTTTCTGTGCAATTCCTTTGATGAGAGGTGGTCACGTTTCGACGCCAATTGAAAAATTGGTGAAAGAATCTCAGAAATTGGCAAAAGTGGGAGTGAAAGAATTGATTTTGATCGCTCAGGATCTGACATATTACGGTTTAGATATATATAAGAAGAGAGCTTTAGGTGAACTTCTGAAAGAATTGGTGAAAGTAGAAGGAATCGAATGGATTCGTCTGCATTATGCTTTCCCAAGCGGATTCCCCGAGGATGTTTTGGATATCATTAGAGAAGAACCAAAGGTTTGTAATTATATAGATATTCCGTTACAGCATATTAATTCAGATTTATTGAAATCTATGAAACGTGGTACAACGCACGAAAAGACAAATGCTTTATTAGATAAGTTCAGAGAGAAAGTTCCGGATATGGCGATCAGAACTACTTTAATCGTTGGATATCCGGGAGAAACGGAAGAAAGGTTTGAGGAGCTTAAGAATTGGGTAAGAGAACAAAAATTCGACAGACTAGGATGTTTTACCTATTCTCATGAAGAAAATACTGGAGCGTACGTTTTAGAAGACGATATCCCGCAAGAGGTAAAAGAAGCAAGAGTAGAAGAGATTATGGAATTGCAGTCGCAGATTTCTTGGGAGAAAAATCAAAAAAGAATCGGTGAAACCTATAAATGTATATTTGACAGGAAAGAAGGTAACTATTTCATCGGACGAACAGAATATGATTCGCCAGACGTAGATAACACCGTCTTGGTTTCTGCAGAGAATACGTACATTTCTATCGGCGATTTTGCCAACGTAAAAATTACTTCAGCAGAAGAGTTCGATTTATATGGCGAACTTGTCTAA
- the lpxA gene encoding acyl-ACP--UDP-N-acetylglucosamine O-acyltransferase, which yields MIHQLAAVDKRAKISKNVIVEPFTTIAGDVEIGEGTWIGSNVTIMDGARIGKNCRIFPGTVISAIPQDLKFDGEDTQTIIGDETTIRECVTVNRGTKALGYTKIGDNCLIMATSHIAHDCVIGDHVIIVNGCGIAGHVEIGDFTVMGGLSAVHQFGKIGKHVMISGGTLVRKDIPPYVKVAREPMSYAGINSVGLRRRGFTNDKIFEIQKIYRAIFQMKMNVSQAVSHIEKEMLPTAERDEILQFIQNSPRGIVKGYGTGKE from the coding sequence ATGATTCACCAATTAGCAGCCGTTGATAAACGTGCAAAAATCAGTAAAAATGTAATTGTAGAACCCTTTACTACGATTGCAGGTGATGTGGAAATCGGTGAAGGAACCTGGATCGGTTCTAATGTGACCATTATGGATGGTGCAAGAATCGGTAAAAATTGCAGAATTTTCCCGGGAACCGTAATTTCTGCCATTCCGCAGGATCTGAAATTTGATGGTGAAGATACACAGACGATCATCGGTGATGAGACCACAATCAGAGAATGTGTTACTGTAAACCGTGGCACAAAAGCCTTAGGTTATACCAAAATTGGTGACAATTGCTTGATTATGGCAACTTCTCATATCGCTCATGATTGTGTGATTGGTGATCATGTAATCATCGTGAATGGTTGCGGTATTGCAGGTCACGTAGAAATTGGTGATTTTACGGTAATGGGCGGCTTAAGTGCTGTTCATCAATTTGGAAAAATCGGAAAACACGTAATGATTTCCGGTGGAACTCTGGTGAGAAAAGATATTCCCCCTTATGTAAAAGTTGCTCGTGAGCCGATGTCTTATGCAGGAATTAATTCTGTAGGTTTAAGAAGAAGAGGTTTTACCAACGATAAAATTTTTGAAATTCAAAAAATTTACAGAGCAATCTTCCAGATGAAAATGAATGTCTCTCAAGCAGTTTCTCACATCGAAAAAGAAATGCTTCCAACAGCAGAAAGAGACGAAATTCTACAGTTTATCCAAAATTCCCCGAGAGGTATCGTCAAAGGATACGGAACAGGGAAAGAATAA